TGGCGGAGTAAATGCCGCCGAAAGCGTCACATTGGATCCAAATCTAGGGAAGGTAGGATTGTCTAAGTTATACCTGGAAACGGTAGTATTCCAGGTGATACTGTTGGATACACCAGTAGGATAGCTTAGTCCAAAGGAGGTTCCATATTGGTCAAATTCATAGATCTGAAACTGCAGTGAATTACTGAACTGGAAGTTGTCATCTGGCCAGGTTACCCGTTTGGCTAGTCCCAAAGTCACCCCTGTGATTTTGAAGAAACCTAATTCGTCTCCGAAATTTGCTTGGTTATAAAAATCAACCTGACGTTGTACGGAGTGATTGAATGAGAAGCTTAGCGCATTTGGCTTTTTGCCTCCAAACCAAGGTTCTGTCAGGGATACAGAATAGTTTTGGAATGAACGTCCGTTTGCTTGGACCCGAAGGGAAAGCTTTTGGCCATCCCCCACCGGAAGTGGATCCCACTTGGAGAAATCGCCTATATTCCGGATCGAGAAGTTATTAAAGGAAAGACCTACAGTACCTACGAAACCGTAAAATCCACCCCATCCCCCAGAGAGTTCGATTTGGTCATTTGGCCGCTCTTCCAGCTCAAATGTGATGTCCACCGTTGCAGCCTCAAAGTTTGGTCTCAGGTCCGGATTGATGGTCTCAGGATCAAAGTACCCTAAAGTTGAAAGTTCTCTGATGGTTCGTACCAAGAGTGCCCTGTTGAATTTCTGACCAGGTAAAATCCGGATTTCACGCATGACCACATGATCAGAGGTACGCTCATTTCCTTTGATATTTACACTGTTTACAGTCACTTGAGGACCTTCGAAAATCCGCATCTCCAGATCAATGGAATCTCCCACCACATTCACTTCCACAGGATCTATGCTAAAGAATAAATAACCATCATCCTGATAGAGGGAACTGACATCATCTCCTCTGGTAGGATCATAGTTCAATCTCTTATCTAGTCTGTCTTTGTCATAAACATCCCCTTTCTGTATGCCCAGCTTGGCTTGTAAAACCTGATCTGGGTGGATGAAGTTACCATTGAAGGTGATGTTTCTGTAATAGTATTTTCGTCCTTCTTCCAGCGCGATATCTATATTGATTTTATCTGCGGTGTAATCGTAGATGGAATCAGCCGTGATTTTGGCGTCCCGGAACCCCTTGCTTTGGTAGAAACTGATCAAGTTGTCCTTGTCATTTCTGTATTCTTTAGGGATATACTTTGAGCCATTGAAAAAGTTAAGCTTGAAATTCTTATTGATGTACTCTTTCGCATCCTCGTGAGAGGCTGAGTCGGTATGAAGTACTGTGTTTTTGATGTCCTCAGCGGAAGCTGCTGTAGCTCTAGAATAGAGATCCTTGAATATGCTTACCCGTGCATGCTCCTTCGTTTTCTTAAGTTTCCCTTTTAGCTTGGAATCCGGGATCTCATTGTTTCCATAGAATTCTATGGCATTGATTCTAACCTTGGTGTTCTGGGTCACATCAAAAATCAATTTTACAGAATTTGGCAGGGTAGTATCCCTTTCCTGGCGTATTTTGACTTCAGTGTTTAGGAATCCTTTGTCCACATAGTATTTTTCTATGTTTCGCTTTGCATTATTCAACACATCATCGCGGACCACTCTGCCCCGTATATTCACCTTGTCTCGGAGTTCGCTTTCTTGGGTTTTATTTACACCGGCAAATTCCACTCTTGAGAATCTAGGTCTTTCTGTGAGGTCGAGAAGTAGGTAAATGTCGTTTCCCTCGATTTTGGTGACCAGGATTTTTACATCTCCTATGATCCCCTGTCCCCAAAGTTTCTTTAGCGCTTCGGATATGGCATCTCCCGGTACCTCAATGGTGTCATCCACTTTTAATCCTGAGAGAGAAAGAATGGCGATTTCGTCGAGCGTAGTGAGCCCTACCGCTTTGATTTCTGCGATTCTATAGGATTGGGGCTTGGCGTAGTTGAGCTCCAAAATATCTATTGGCTTGCTTGAGGCATAGCGACTTTGGCCCAGACGTATCTGCGCCATTGCTGAACTTGCCCAAACCAGACAAAACAGAATCAGTAAACTTCTTTTCATTAATGCTTTAAGATTTAACTTGCTCACCCGTTTTTCCGAATCTCCTTTCCCTTGATTGGTAGTCAGAGATGGCAGCAAACAGATGCTCTCTTCTAAAATCCGGCCATAGCACAGGTGTAAAATACATTTCTGTGTAAGCCAATTGCCATAGCAGGAAATTGCTGAGTCTATACTCACCGCTGGTTCTGATCATCAGTTCGGGATCAGGGTATGCAGCAGTTTGTAAGTGCTCGGACATGACCTTTTCGGTGATGTCTTCCACTTTCAATTTCCCTTCAGAGACTTTTTGAGCAATTTGTTTGGTGGCATGAGTAAGTTCCCATTGACCGCTGTAGCTGAGCGCTAGGATTACTTTGAGGCCAGTATTGGAAGCTGTTCTTTCCTTTACATCCATCAAAGTTTTATAAGCCGTAGGAGGAAGGCTGTCTATATCTCCTATACTTTCCAGTTGGATATTTTTCTTCATCAGAAGCGGAACCTCATCAGAAATGGTCTTTACCAATAGCTCCATGAGCGCATCCACTTCCTCCTTTGGTCTGGACCAGTTTTCTGTAGAAAAGGAGAAGAGTGTAAGGAATTCTATTCCTAGACTATCTGCTCCTTCTATAGCGTCTTTTACGGCTTTGATGGCATGTTTATGGCCAAATATCCGCATGGCTCCTTTCTTCATTGCCCAGCGGCCATTGCCGTCCATGATGATAGCGATGTGCCGTGGAATATTTTTTTGATGCTCGTCCTTCATTCCAGTCGTCTGAGAGGCCTTACTTTTTTGGAGGTACAAAAATGCCATATCTTTTCCAAATATTAGCCCTAAGGCCCGATTAATTAATATGCGTAGCATTTCGTAGTCGTAATGGTATAGCTGATTGTCACTCCTAAGAAATAATACCAGTCTTTATCATAGGGGTTACCATAGTTAATTCCATAGGGTTGATCTGGGTTATTTGGATCCTGATATCTTGGGATGGATGGTTCTGAACTGTCTATCTTATCCAAATAATCAGTAAAGGTAGGCCTGAAGCCTAACTCCGCCGCCAGCGTCCATCTCTCGTCCAGTTGATATTTTATCCCCCCTCCAAACGGAATCACCAATGTGCTTAGGTTATACCGTTCAGATACATTGTATTGAAATGTATTTCCTTTTGCAAACACAAAGGTATAGCCAATTCCAAAGAAAGCATAGGGTGAAAACCGAAATTCAGAACCTTGAGTGAGATAATCCAAGAAATTGAACTCCATCACTGCAGAAAGCTCTAAAACACCTGCCCTAAACCTTGCATGTCGCATTCGCGCTGCAAAGTCAATGGGTTTTATGCTGTCTGCACCATAAAGCATTCCTGCACTTCCCCCCACTCTCAATGCCCAAACATTGTCAAAATTTCTCCTGCCAAACAACGTGCCTTGAAGGCCCAACTGGCCCGGGTCAATTTTCCTGATAATGTCTCCGGAGTATGCCGCTACGCCTACTCCTCCACCCACATCATATTTCTGCGCTTGAATTTCTCCTGTACTCAGGATAAAGAGCAAAAGAATAACAAGTAAGTAGTTGATTTTCTGAAAATTGACCATTTTCAAGACGGTGCAAGATATGAAGTACCTAACGTTTAAAAAACGCATCTGAGTATTTAGCGGGTTAATAATTGTTAAGCTCAAATCGGGCAGGTCTTCTGGACATATGATTAATTTCTCATGTCAAATCCCCAATTGAGTTTCTGTCTTAATGTGTCAAAGAAATGATAATGAGGCAACTTTACCAATTTTGCCGAAAAGTTTTCTTTTCTCACACTAAGATTGACTTCTGAGGAGATTGACGTGGATCGAGAGTCCAAAGATATTAAGAATTTCTCTGCCCGACCTTCTATTTCAAAACTGATCTCACTTTCGTCCGAAACTATAATCGGTCTTACATTCAGATTGTGGGGGCTAACTGGAGTTATTACCAGGTTTTTGGCCTCTGGAGAAATTAACGGACCACCACAACTGAGTGAGTAGCCGGTGGACCCCGTAGGTGTGGCTACGATCAGGCCATCCGCCCAATAGGAGTTGAGGTATTTGCCGTCTATATAGGTATGTACCGTAATCATGGACGAGGTGTCTCGCTTGTGGATAGTGAATTCATTCAGTCCAAAATTGAGTCCGTTGAAAAGCTTTTTGGAGCTTTGCAGGGAAATCAGGCTTCTGCTTTCGATCTGATAGTTTTCCGTAGCAAGGTTGTGTATGGCCTCTGCTATTTTTTCTGAAGCCACTGTTGCCAAAAAACCCAATCTTCCTGTATTAAGACCTAATATGGGAATCTCCAATGCTCCCACCAGGCAGACTGAGTCTAACAGTGTCCCATCTCCTCCTATGGAAATCATAAAATCCATAGCAGCCATGTCTTCTGGTCTTTCCAGTACCCGATAATTAAACGAGCTGTTCCCGGCTATCTTCAGCTGCTGATCAAACTGCACAGTGGCAAAAATCTCAAATTGATGCTGAGTTAAATGATTGAATAGCTCCTGTACATTTGAAAACACTTCTGCTTTCAAACTCAAGCTATGAAGGACTATTTTCATAGCCTAAATATCTAAAAATCTCAGTAAGTTGCCTATTCTGTCCTCCTCGCTGGTCACTCCAGATTCTTCCTGATAATGATCCAAAACCCGGTAACCAAACCTCTCTAGGGTAGCTTTTACATGTCTAAGCTCCGGTTGATCTAACTTTAGAGTGAGCTTGATCTTGGTTTCATCCAGCGGATCAGTAGTGATAAAGGAACTCAGCACTTTGGTGTTTTCAGACTCAATGAGGCGTGAAATTTCAGAAAGGCTATATTCTGTCATATTCAATGACAAAATCAATACACTTCCCTGTGACTGAATGGATAAGCTATCCGCAAAAGCAGCTATTGCATCTTCCATGGTCACTACTCCTAAATAATTGGAATCTCGGTCCAAAACGGCTACAATATTTGAATTTTGCTCAGCACTTACCCGCAACACGTCATAGATATGTTTGTCAGAAAACACCCAGCAAGCAGGATTGTCGGGAAGCAGGTCTCCGACTAAAGTCTCCGGATCATTGATTTCAAAAATATTATCCTCCTTTACCAAACCCAAAAATTTACCCTGATCTGTCAAGGGCAATACATCAGTTCTGATCTCCTCCATCCAAGATAGAGCCATGCCCATTTTGTCGGACAGTTTTAGTGGTGGGATCAGATTATTGATGAATTCGTAGGCCTGCATATTAGAAAGATAGAGAATGAATTTAAAAATTAAAACGTCAAGTCAGGTATTCTTGTTCCTAAGTAATTAAAATGATTTATTTTTTTTCGATGATTAAATAAATAGCTGGTTATAAGCGATTCCTAAAATCACACCCCCAGCGATGATTGCCGGCGAAGATATTTTGGTGAATTGCAGCAATGCATAGGTGCCCAGAATCAGTACAATATTCAGTCCATTCGCCTCTAAGGGTTCAAAAAGCAAGTATGCAGCAGCGATCAGCATGCCACAGGAGACGGCATTGATTCCTTCCAGCGCAGCTCGTACCGGCCGGTATTTTTTCAATTGGTCCCAAAATCTAATTACAAAAAATATGAGAAATATTCCGGGAAGAAATATTCCAGCAGCTGCAATGAGCCCTCCCATAATGAATCCAGCTGTTCCAAATTCCCGCATAGAAAGTGCACCTACATAAGATGAAATACTAAAAGTCGGGCCAGGGATGCCTTGGGAAATCGCATACCCAGTGAGGAATTCCTCAGAACTCAAGAAGTTTTTGAAATCCACAAATTCTGTATATAAATAAGGGACTAGCACTTGGCCACCACCAAAAATCAAACTTCCATTTCGGTAAAAATTCTCAAAGAGGATTACAGGTTGGTATTTAGTTATTGCTCCTAAAAGCGCAGCTAGCACCAGCAC
This genomic window from Algoriphagus sp. TR-M9 contains:
- a CDS encoding isoprenyl transferase; the protein is MAFLYLQKSKASQTTGMKDEHQKNIPRHIAIIMDGNGRWAMKKGAMRIFGHKHAIKAVKDAIEGADSLGIEFLTLFSFSTENWSRPKEEVDALMELLVKTISDEVPLLMKKNIQLESIGDIDSLPPTAYKTLMDVKERTASNTGLKVILALSYSGQWELTHATKQIAQKVSEGKLKVEDITEKVMSEHLQTAAYPDPELMIRTSGEYRLSNFLLWQLAYTEMYFTPVLWPDFRREHLFAAISDYQSRERRFGKTGEQVKS
- a CDS encoding BamA/OMP85 family outer membrane protein, whose amino-acid sequence is MKRSLLILFCLVWASSAMAQIRLGQSRYASSKPIDILELNYAKPQSYRIAEIKAVGLTTLDEIAILSLSGLKVDDTIEVPGDAISEALKKLWGQGIIGDVKILVTKIEGNDIYLLLDLTERPRFSRVEFAGVNKTQESELRDKVNIRGRVVRDDVLNNAKRNIEKYYVDKGFLNTEVKIRQERDTTLPNSVKLIFDVTQNTKVRINAIEFYGNNEIPDSKLKGKLKKTKEHARVSIFKDLYSRATAASAEDIKNTVLHTDSASHEDAKEYINKNFKLNFFNGSKYIPKEYRNDKDNLISFYQSKGFRDAKITADSIYDYTADKINIDIALEEGRKYYYRNITFNGNFIHPDQVLQAKLGIQKGDVYDKDRLDKRLNYDPTRGDDVSSLYQDDGYLFFSIDPVEVNVVGDSIDLEMRIFEGPQVTVNSVNIKGNERTSDHVVMREIRILPGQKFNRALLVRTIRELSTLGYFDPETINPDLRPNFEAATVDITFELEERPNDQIELSGGWGGFYGFVGTVGLSFNNFSIRNIGDFSKWDPLPVGDGQKLSLRVQANGRSFQNYSVSLTEPWFGGKKPNALSFSFNHSVQRQVDFYNQANFGDELGFFKITGVTLGLAKRVTWPDDNFQFSNSLQFQIYEFDQYGTSFGLSYPTGVSNSITWNTTVSRYNLDNPTFPRFGSNVTLSAAFTPPYSSLNKNITEESTDQEKYKWLEYHKWMFDASFYTPLFGSTKFVASARAHMGFLGSYGKKIGIIPLERFVMGGDGMTFNNFALGQEIIGLRGYENQSITPGRDSRGTATPEPYGGVVYNKYVMELRYLVSPNPSATIFLLGFAEAGNNWGSYADFNPYDLKKSAGVGARIFMPAFGLLGVDWGYGFDNIPGSTQRSGSQFHFTIGQQIR
- a CDS encoding NAD kinase translates to MKIVLHSLSLKAEVFSNVQELFNHLTQHQFEIFATVQFDQQLKIAGNSSFNYRVLERPEDMAAMDFMISIGGDGTLLDSVCLVGALEIPILGLNTGRLGFLATVASEKIAEAIHNLATENYQIESRSLISLQSSKKLFNGLNFGLNEFTIHKRDTSSMITVHTYIDGKYLNSYWADGLIVATPTGSTGYSLSCGGPLISPEAKNLVITPVSPHNLNVRPIIVSDESEISFEIEGRAEKFLISLDSRSTSISSEVNLSVRKENFSAKLVKLPHYHFFDTLRQKLNWGFDMRN
- the porG gene encoding type IX secretion system protein PorG yields the protein MVNFQKINYLLVILLLFILSTGEIQAQKYDVGGGVGVAAYSGDIIRKIDPGQLGLQGTLFGRRNFDNVWALRVGGSAGMLYGADSIKPIDFAARMRHARFRAGVLELSAVMEFNFLDYLTQGSEFRFSPYAFFGIGYTFVFAKGNTFQYNVSERYNLSTLVIPFGGGIKYQLDERWTLAAELGFRPTFTDYLDKIDSSEPSIPRYQDPNNPDQPYGINYGNPYDKDWYYFLGVTISYTITTTKCYAY
- a CDS encoding CBS domain-containing protein, which encodes MQAYEFINNLIPPLKLSDKMGMALSWMEEIRTDVLPLTDQGKFLGLVKEDNIFEINDPETLVGDLLPDNPACWVFSDKHIYDVLRVSAEQNSNIVAVLDRDSNYLGVVTMEDAIAAFADSLSIQSQGSVLILSLNMTEYSLSEISRLIESENTKVLSSFITTDPLDETKIKLTLKLDQPELRHVKATLERFGYRVLDHYQEESGVTSEEDRIGNLLRFLDI